A segment of the Ipomoea triloba cultivar NCNSP0323 chromosome 1, ASM357664v1 genome:
GTATAGTGGAGACAAATGAAAAGTTGACAGAACGTTGGAGAGTTGGATCAATGTCCTCAGAAATGTTGATAGCATGAGATTGAGTGAATCACTGAATCCGTGATGTTAACATTAGAGGCCACCCACTAGCAAAGAAGACATAATTTGGTAACTTCTTTGAGCAGAACTTTATAGTATGATGATATGAAgaaatataaaactaattttacccATCATGGATTACGCACATGGTGGGTTCGAGACATACTTTAAGGTTCTTGTCTTGATCATAGCTAGCCACCCAATATTTTACATGATTTATGGACCAAATTTATTACCTTTATGCTAAGgtctttcttttttcattttaccCTTTTCCAAAATTCCAAACCATCCTTTTGTCACTGTCAATGAACTAATGCAAAGAAAGTAAAGCAGAGAAACTTCAATTCAAGTCCCGTGATTCATCACCAGTCTAGTTTGTCCATAATTGACCTTAGCCTCTTAACTCAATAAGTCTAATAGACAGCTTTCACATGAgttgaacttgaaaccttgtaaTTCGCTAGGTTAACTGTTTGACCAATTTGGCTGGGTTGCTCTGAACCATAATTTTTTTGCAATAGACTCCATGATTGAAAATCGGCTGCATAATTGGCGgttgtctttatttatttgcCTCAATGTAAAGATGACATACACAGAGAGATGGGCAGAACGTTAATGgcaaaaaaaagtttaatttgctGCAGACTTGAAATTCTTGCAACCTAGCTAGCTTGCAATTAGTGGATAAAAGCTAAAGGGTCCCCCAATCTGGTATAAGAAATGGACAAAGTAAATCACAAGTTGGAATTCTGGAATGCTGAAGCTTCCCATACCTTGTTCCTCTATATAAGTAAACTGCCATaagttgagaaaaaaataaCCCATTCCATCCCAATTGATTGCCCCAAGAAATGGCTAATCATAGGGCGTTGTTTTTCCATTTGGCATTTATCTTTCTGCAGATTTTCTCCATTGATGGACAGTCTGAAACTTATATTGTCCATATGGATTTATCATTAATGCCCAGAGCTTTTACTAGCCATCAGAGCTGGTTTTTGGCTACCCTTTCTTCTATATCAAACACTGGGCTTGTGTATGCCTACACTAATGCCATCCATGGTTTTAGTGCAGTTCTTTCTCCGGCAGAGCTTGAAGCCATCAAGAAATCTCCTGGATATCTCTATTCCATTAAGGATGCTTCGGTTAAGGTTGACACTTCTCACACGCCGGCATTCCTTGGGCTGAGCTCCGACCACGGGGCATGGCCGGTGACGGACTACGGCCGGGATGTTATTATTGGGGTGATTGACACCGGGGTTTGGCCGGAGAGTAAGAGCTTTGGAGATGATGGGATGGGGGAGATTCCGGCGAGGTGGAAAGGGGAATGTGAGAGTGGAACTCAGTTTAGTCCTTCCATGTGTAACAAGAAACTTATTGGGGCTCGTTATTTTAACAAAGGCCTGCTTGCTAGGAATCCTAATTTGACTATTTCCATGAACTCTGCTCGGGACACGGACGGGCACGGAACTCACACGTCCTCCACGGCGGCCGGGGGCCGCGTGGAGGGCGCCGGGTTTTTCGGCTATGCCACGGGTGTGGCCACGGGCATAGCTCCCAAGGCTCGGGTTGCTATGTACAAAGCCCTCTGGGACGAAGGCGTTCAGCTGTCTGATATTGTGGCCGCCATTGACCAGGCATTGGCGGACGGGGTGGACGTCCTGTCGTTATCACTAGGCGTTGACGGGCTTGCTCTGTACGAAGACCCCATCGCCATAGCCGCATTTGCTGCAATGGAGAAGAACGTTTTCGTTTCCACTTCGGCGGGGAACCAAGGGCCCTACTTAGCCTCTCTACACAACGGGACGCCTTGGCTTCTCACGGTGGCGGCCGGCACCGTCGACCGGGAGTTCCGGGGGACGTTAACTCTTGACAGTGGACTTTCCGTTTCTGGCTTGTCTCTGTACCCTGGAAACTCAACTTCAACGTTGTCGGCCGTTTTTCTCGGCCAATGCACCGACACTAAACAGTTGAAGAACGCTGGCGACAAAATTGTCGTGTGTCTAGACAAGAACGGCACGGTCGGGGACCAAGTATTCAACCTCCAAAACGGAAAAGTCGGCGGCGGCGTTTTCATAACCAATGTCACCGACTTAGAATTCTTGCTACAGAACCAAATCCCCTCCGTGTTTTTAACCATTGAAGACGGCGAAAAAATTCTCCATTACATCAAAACCAATCCCGCGCCAAAAGCAAAGCTGGAATTTAAGATGACCTTCCTGGGCACAAAACCCGCCCCAAAAGTTACAAGCTATAGCTCAAGAGGCCCATCCCCGAACTGCCCAAAAATTCTAAAGCCCGATATTATGGCGCCGGGCTCTTTAATCTTAGCATCCTGGCCGTCGAATTCCCCTGTGACACAATTACCCTCCGGCAATCTTTTCAGTAACTTCAACCTCATATCCGGGACCTCAATGGCCTGCCCGCACGCCACCGGCGTCGCCGCGCTTCTAAAAGCGGCGCACCCGGATTGGACCCCGGCGGCCATCCGGTCCGCCATGATGACCACCGCTGACGCCACGGACAACACCGCCGCCCCAATTCAAGACATCGGTTTAGACAACGCCGCCGCCTCTCCTCTGGCCATGGGAGCCGGCCATATCAATCCAAACAGGGCGCTCGACCCCGGCCTCATATACGATGTGAGCACACAAGATTACATCAATCTTATATGCGCCCTGAAATTCTCGCCAAATCATACTCAGACCATCATAGGAACATCATCGTACAACTGCTCAAACCCATCATCTGACCTCAACTACCCATCATTCATCGCCTTCTTCCCCGTCAATGCCACTATATCTGATCCCAACAGAGTCCAAGAATTCCGGCGGACACTAACTAATCTCGGAGATGGAATGTCGGTCTATTCCGCAAAGCTGACGCCAATCGACGGCGTTAACGTAACCGTTGTGCCTGACAAACTGGTTTTCACCAAAAAATGCGACAAGCAAAGCTACAAGTTAAGGATTGAAGCGCCACCAACAATGGATAATTTCTTGGTTTTTGGGTCTCTCAGCTGGGTGGAGAATGCAGGTAAACATGTCGTCAGAAGTCCCATTGTGGCCACAACCTTAA
Coding sequences within it:
- the LOC116022042 gene encoding subtilisin-like protease SBT3; its protein translation is MANHRALFFHLAFIFLQIFSIDGQSETYIVHMDLSLMPRAFTSHQSWFLATLSSISNTGLVYAYTNAIHGFSAVLSPAELEAIKKSPGYLYSIKDASVKVDTSHTPAFLGLSSDHGAWPVTDYGRDVIIGVIDTGVWPESKSFGDDGMGEIPARWKGECESGTQFSPSMCNKKLIGARYFNKGLLARNPNLTISMNSARDTDGHGTHTSSTAAGGRVEGAGFFGYATGVATGIAPKARVAMYKALWDEGVQLSDIVAAIDQALADGVDVLSLSLGVDGLALYEDPIAIAAFAAMEKNVFVSTSAGNQGPYLASLHNGTPWLLTVAAGTVDREFRGTLTLDSGLSVSGLSLYPGNSTSTLSAVFLGQCTDTKQLKNAGDKIVVCLDKNGTVGDQVFNLQNGKVGGGVFITNVTDLEFLLQNQIPSVFLTIEDGEKILHYIKTNPAPKAKLEFKMTFLGTKPAPKVTSYSSRGPSPNCPKILKPDIMAPGSLILASWPSNSPVTQLPSGNLFSNFNLISGTSMACPHATGVAALLKAAHPDWTPAAIRSAMMTTADATDNTAAPIQDIGLDNAAASPLAMGAGHINPNRALDPGLIYDVSTQDYINLICALKFSPNHTQTIIGTSSYNCSNPSSDLNYPSFIAFFPVNATISDPNRVQEFRRTLTNLGDGMSVYSAKLTPIDGVNVTVVPDKLVFTKKCDKQSYKLRIEAPPTMDNFLVFGSLSWVENAGKHVVRSPIVATTLNLDD